The DNA sequence GGACTCACGGAGGCCGCGCGCCGTCAGGGCATTCACGAGATCGGTGTGTTGCCGGGAGACGTCGACCGTGATCCGGGGAGTGAGCTGGAGCAGGTCGTCGACCGCGGCTGCCAGTCGGGTGGACGTCGTCTGCGGCGTCAGGTGGAGTGACGCGGTCGCCGGTTGGTCGTCCGTGCCCGACGGCTTCCAGATGTCGGCGAAACCGGTGAGGGGGTCACCCCACGCGAGCGTGATGTCGGGGACCGGAGTGCCGTCGCCGTGCGCGTCGGCCCAGGCGACGTTCCCGACGTGCAGCCGCTGCCGCGGTGTCCAGGTCCGCCTGACACAGGCCAGACGGGCGGCGAGATCCGCAATCTCCACGAGGCAGGTTCGCCCGGGCCGTTCGGTGCGTCAAGCGATATCGGTCCGGTGGTTACTCGCGCTCGACCCTGCGTAGCCCGTGCGTGGGCGTCCACCACTCGACGACGAGCATCTTGGCCGCGTCGTCGAGGTGGGTGTGGACGACCTCGGCGATGTCGGCGTGGAACTGGTCGCCGTCCGGTCCGGTGCCTTCTCCGGCGGCGACCGCGCGGCCGGAGATCTTCGCCTCGCCCGGCCACTGCGCCTCGGCACCCTCGACCGGGTCGACGGTGGCGCTGTGCAGGGCGAACCGGGGGTCACGGCACAGGTCGGCGCCCTTGCGCGCGTTCGGCATCGAGCCGAACGTCAGTTCGCCGTTCTCGAAGACGACCTCGATCCCGGAGATCCGCGGCGACCCGTCGGCCCGCAGCGTGGCGATCGTCTTGTGCCGGTGGGCGTCGAACAGCGCCTGTACGCGCCGCGCGAACTCCGGGGCCGCCTGTTCCACGTCCTGCCATGCCGTCATACCCACAGGATGGCACCGATGGCGACCGGACGCGCGACGGTCGGGGTTACGACGGCGAACCCACCGAGGGCACGGCGGTCTGCGGGGTGAGCGCGCGGATGCCGAGCAGGCCGGCGACCGAGATCGGCGCGAGGGTCACGTGGCACAACGCGAGCGCGATCTTGCCGGCGGTGTCGAGGTCGGACGGGAGTGTCATGGCCGGGATCGAGAGCAGGGCCAGGACCGGGGCGACGACGAGCGCGGCGGGAGTGACCCACCGCCACCACCGGGACAGGACCACCGCGGCCGTCAGGCCGACGGCCAGCGGCACGGCGGTGAAGCCGACGAGGGTGAGCGCGGCGACCTGTGTCACCTCGTCGCCGGCGGTGAAGGTGTAGGTCGCGCCGGCGGCGTGGCCGACGGCGAAGATGATCAGGTTGACCACCACGGCGAGCACGACGGTGGCGGCCACGACGCCGGGTCGGCCCAGCCTACGGGCGAGCGATGCGAGGGTGTCCATGACTTGGCCTCCTTGGTCAGGCTCCGGTCTACGGGCACCAGAGACGCCTCGATGCGGTCGAGTTCGCCGGCCCGGATCTTGCCGGCCCGGACTTTGAAGTATTGCCATGTGGTGATGGCCTGGCAATGGGCGTACCTGTGAAGCGGCTCAGACTGTGGGCGGTGACGCCGCGTTCGGACGTTGCAGCGGGGGGTAGAGCGTTGCGGCGGGTCCCCGCCGGTACAGGTTCGCCGGCCGGCCGGTCGGCGGGTGACGTGTCTCGCCGGTGGACGTGACGAAGCCGGACAGCCCAGTGACCTTGCGGTGGAAGTTGCGCGGATCGAGCGGCACGCCCCAGACGGCCTCGTACACCGCGCGTAGATCACCGATGGTGAACGGCTCCCGGCAGAAGGCGGCCGCCAGCGGTGTGTTCTCCAGCCTTGTCCGGGCCCGTTCGACGGCATCGCGCAGGATGCGGTCGTGGTCGAACGCCAGCGGACGGGTGTCGATCGCGTACCAGCCGGCGGCGGCCGCGTCGGTGCCGGCGACGGGAACGGGCAGGTCGGGGAGGATCGCCAGGTAGGCGACCGAGGCGATCGCGCCGCGTGGGTCCCGGCCGGGGGTGGCGTACGAACCGACCTGTTCGAGGTGGGGGCTGAGCCCGTGCAGGCCGGTCTCCTCGCGGAGTTCACGCTCGGCGGCGTCGGGGAGGTCCTCGCCGTCGCGCAGGAAACCGCCGGGCAGGGCCAACTGACCGCGGTACGGGTCGTTGCCGCGTTCGATGAGCAACACCGCGAGGCGGGCGTCCCGGACGGTGAGGATCACCAGGTCGACGGCGATCTGGAAGGTGGTGGGACGCCTGCTGCGCATGGTTCGAGGATAATCACTAATGATCAACTGTTTGGCGTTCAGCCGTTTCCCCGGCCGCGCCGGCGGGCGGCGCTGTCAGCACGAGCGGGGTGGCGGCTGCCCAGATCTGGTCGAAC is a window from the Polymorphospora rubra genome containing:
- a CDS encoding pyridoxamine 5'-phosphate oxidase family protein, encoding MTAWQDVEQAAPEFARRVQALFDAHRHKTIATLRADGSPRISGIEVVFENGELTFGSMPNARKGADLCRDPRFALHSATVDPVEGAEAQWPGEAKISGRAVAAGEGTGPDGDQFHADIAEVVHTHLDDAAKMLVVEWWTPTHGLRRVERE
- a CDS encoding DUF6069 family protein, whose translation is MDTLASLARRLGRPGVVAATVVLAVVVNLIIFAVGHAAGATYTFTAGDEVTQVAALTLVGFTAVPLAVGLTAAVVLSRWWRWVTPAALVVAPVLALLSIPAMTLPSDLDTAGKIALALCHVTLAPISVAGLLGIRALTPQTAVPSVGSPS
- a CDS encoding NUDIX hydrolase produces the protein MRSRRPTTFQIAVDLVILTVRDARLAVLLIERGNDPYRGQLALPGGFLRDGEDLPDAAERELREETGLHGLSPHLEQVGSYATPGRDPRGAIASVAYLAILPDLPVPVAGTDAAAAGWYAIDTRPLAFDHDRILRDAVERARTRLENTPLAAAFCREPFTIGDLRAVYEAVWGVPLDPRNFHRKVTGLSGFVTSTGETRHPPTGRPANLYRRGPAATLYPPLQRPNAASPPTV